In Streptomyces sp. DG2A-72, one genomic interval encodes:
- a CDS encoding CDP-alcohol phosphatidyltransferase family protein, protein MRVSDIDDSRAATNALLAAAREAQWRPHAVARFLGQATERSARQAARRPRALAELTALHCLLLPLTRNRQDRRWVTASWTLGALHLGLLERRDRLSAADALTLIRGNLPATSVGSSRFSGVLAIASDLADGHLARRQSTDSPFGDYADTFADAAFWTWLALRHEPSSTVRAAAIAAWAAPVVAVTAVALVRGAMPERPRPALLRPAAVMQGVVALRHLLRR, encoded by the coding sequence GTGCGTGTATCCGACATCGACGACAGCCGCGCCGCGACCAACGCCCTATTGGCGGCAGCGCGAGAAGCCCAGTGGAGACCTCACGCCGTCGCCCGCTTCCTGGGGCAGGCTACGGAACGGTCGGCCCGGCAGGCGGCCCGCCGCCCCCGGGCACTCGCCGAACTCACCGCTCTGCACTGCCTGCTGCTACCCCTGACCCGGAACCGCCAGGACCGCAGATGGGTCACAGCCAGCTGGACACTCGGCGCACTTCACCTGGGCCTGCTGGAGCGCCGTGACCGGCTCTCCGCTGCCGACGCGCTCACCCTGATCCGCGGCAACCTTCCCGCCACGTCCGTCGGGTCGAGCCGCTTCTCGGGCGTGCTCGCGATCGCGTCCGATCTGGCGGACGGCCACCTGGCCCGGCGTCAGTCCACCGACTCCCCGTTCGGCGACTACGCCGACACCTTCGCCGACGCCGCTTTCTGGACGTGGCTCGCTCTGCGGCACGAACCGAGCAGTACGGTTCGGGCGGCGGCGATCGCTGCCTGGGCCGCACCGGTCGTCGCGGTCACTGCCGTCGCCCTCGTCCGCGGCGCGATGCCGGAGCGGCCTCGTCCTGCGCTGCTGCGCCCGGCCGCGGTGATGCAGGGCGTTGTCGCGCTCCGGCACCTGCTACGCCGCTGA
- a CDS encoding arsenate reductase ArsC, which yields MSSTPLASVLFVCVHNAGRSQMAAGFLTHLAGDRIEVRSAGSIPADQVNPAAVEAMKEVGVDISDQQPKVLTTEAVQASDYVITMGCGDACPIFPGKKYLDWALEDPAGKGVESVRPIRDEIKTRIEQLIAEIDAQQEA from the coding sequence ATGTCCTCGACCCCGCTTGCCTCCGTGCTGTTCGTCTGCGTCCACAACGCCGGGCGCTCGCAGATGGCCGCTGGATTCCTCACCCACCTCGCGGGCGACCGGATCGAGGTCCGCTCGGCCGGCTCCATTCCCGCCGACCAGGTCAATCCGGCTGCCGTGGAGGCCATGAAGGAGGTCGGCGTCGACATCTCCGACCAGCAGCCCAAGGTGCTCACCACCGAGGCGGTCCAGGCCTCCGACTACGTCATCACCATGGGCTGCGGCGACGCCTGCCCGATCTTCCCGGGCAAGAAGTACCTCGACTGGGCCCTGGAGGACCCGGCCGGCAAGGGCGTGGAGTCCGTGCGCCCCATCCGCGACGAGATCAAGACCCGCATTGAGCAGCTGATCGCCGAGATCGACGCCCAGCAGGAGGCGTGA
- a CDS encoding CBS domain-containing protein, with translation MSARELAEPYPSASTDDATDAARLLAEYKLPALLVVDPDGQPYAIVPGSQLIGQLVPEYALEDPTLAAVIDDQDLDEVPERLAGLTVAEWLPRRRFRPPTVGPGASVMQIAALMARTHTPLVAVVEHDGERTRLAGAVTAARLMERLVGGS, from the coding sequence ATGTCGGCGCGTGAGCTTGCCGAGCCCTACCCGTCCGCGTCCACCGACGACGCCACCGACGCGGCCCGGTTGCTGGCCGAGTACAAGCTGCCCGCGCTCCTGGTCGTCGATCCCGACGGCCAGCCGTACGCCATCGTGCCCGGCTCTCAGCTCATCGGACAGCTTGTACCCGAGTACGCGCTGGAGGACCCGACGCTCGCGGCGGTGATCGACGACCAGGACCTGGACGAGGTGCCGGAAAGGCTCGCCGGGCTCACGGTGGCCGAATGGCTGCCGCGCCGCAGGTTCCGGCCACCCACCGTCGGACCGGGCGCGAGCGTCATGCAGATCGCAGCCCTCATGGCGCGCACGCACACCCCCCTGGTCGCCGTCGTCGAACACGACGGCGAGCGGACCCGCCTCGCGGGCGCCGTCACGGCCGCCCGCCTGATGGAACGACTCGTCGGAGGATCGTGA
- a CDS encoding helix-turn-helix transcriptional regulator — translation MMTSVDTDLIRVLADPLRLRIVTLLAKETLCTTHLVEETGARQTNLSNHLRVLREAGVVETEPCGRYIYYKLRPDVVALLADQFADLAESARTAADNKRSCP, via the coding sequence ATGATGACGTCAGTCGACACTGATCTGATCCGGGTTCTGGCCGACCCGCTCAGGCTCCGGATCGTGACCCTGCTCGCCAAAGAGACGCTGTGCACCACCCACCTGGTGGAGGAGACCGGCGCCCGCCAGACCAACCTCTCCAACCACCTGAGAGTCCTGCGCGAGGCCGGGGTCGTCGAGACGGAGCCGTGCGGCCGGTACATCTACTACAAGCTTCGCCCGGATGTCGTCGCTCTGCTCGCGGACCAGTTCGCCGACCTGGCTGAGTCCGCCCGCACCGCGGCCGACAACAAGCGGTCCTGCCCCTGA
- a CDS encoding DUF4142 domain-containing protein: MPISRNKAGTVFVVGAMGLTLAALAYPAMLGIENAATNTSRIIANTQYGPLTEANRDFVVKVRAAGLWEYPLGEMAMERGTTKEMKEAGEHLIVGHAGLDEMCRKIAPELNITLPNQASPQQQQFVATVDSKSGKEFDSTAVSIMRVTHGQIFPAIAKIRASTENVLVRQLADLANDTVLDHITVLEKTGLVNYEQVNFQQTSPPKLPKDQLTPPAAQPGAPLVALTPRPDLDVNTSSPTPSPTVG; the protein is encoded by the coding sequence ATGCCGATCTCCCGCAACAAGGCCGGGACCGTCTTCGTGGTCGGCGCGATGGGTCTGACCCTCGCCGCCCTCGCCTACCCCGCCATGCTCGGCATCGAGAACGCGGCGACGAACACGTCCCGCATCATCGCCAACACCCAGTACGGCCCGCTGACCGAGGCCAACCGCGACTTCGTCGTCAAGGTCCGCGCGGCCGGCCTGTGGGAGTACCCCTTGGGAGAGATGGCGATGGAGCGGGGCACCACGAAGGAGATGAAGGAGGCCGGCGAGCACCTGATCGTCGGCCACGCCGGGCTCGATGAGATGTGCCGGAAGATCGCACCGGAGCTGAACATCACCCTGCCCAACCAGGCCAGCCCTCAGCAACAGCAGTTCGTGGCGACCGTGGATTCCAAGAGCGGCAAGGAGTTCGACTCCACCGCCGTCAGTATCATGCGCGTCACCCACGGCCAGATCTTCCCCGCCATCGCCAAGATCCGCGCCAGCACCGAGAACGTCCTGGTCCGCCAGCTGGCCGACCTGGCCAACGACACGGTTCTGGACCACATCACGGTCCTGGAGAAGACCGGCCTGGTCAACTACGAGCAGGTCAACTTCCAGCAGACCTCCCCGCCCAAGCTCCCCAAGGACCAGCTGACCCCGCCCGCGGCCCAGCCCGGTGCCCCCTTGGTCGCCCTCACCCCGCGCCCGGACCTGGACGTCAACACCAGTTCCCCGACACCCAGCCCGACCGTCGGGTGA
- a CDS encoding sodium:proton antiporter translates to MVLVAVFGVALLIAVLLSGLAARTVLSTSFLFLVGGALVSDGFLGLIHITPDSEIVSVTADLALFAVLFTDGMHVSFPRLRENWRNPARALGLGMPLAFVGMALITHFLVGLDWTTSFLVGAVLAPTDPVFASAIVGRKEVPAKLRQLLNVESGINDGLALPVVLILIAAAGPTSGHAEADFGKIALELVLGLVLGVVLPFVVIELVRFRLLGAEPKLQPLLPLAIGVILYAVCHLTHANPYLAAFSAGAVLTARSLEAKEAFEPLGEALAELAKFAALLVFGALLTPHLFGDLSFGGYVAVVLAIVLIRPASLLLSLIGTRFTQQEKLVAAWFGPKGFASVVYGLLVLQAGIPQGEEAFTLIAVCIAFSIIAHSSTDVPIARLFHVENIAGVDGGTPATRTAKEAGHVGA, encoded by the coding sequence ATGGTGCTCGTCGCGGTCTTCGGGGTGGCGCTGCTCATCGCCGTGCTGCTGTCCGGGCTGGCCGCCCGGACCGTCCTGTCGACATCGTTCCTTTTCTTGGTCGGCGGCGCGCTCGTCAGCGACGGGTTCCTCGGCCTGATCCACATCACACCGGACAGCGAGATCGTGTCCGTGACGGCCGATCTGGCGCTGTTCGCGGTGCTGTTCACCGACGGCATGCACGTCTCCTTCCCGAGGCTGCGGGAGAACTGGAGGAACCCGGCCCGAGCCCTCGGGCTCGGCATGCCGCTCGCGTTCGTCGGCATGGCACTGATCACGCACTTCCTGGTGGGCCTGGACTGGACGACGTCCTTCCTCGTCGGAGCCGTCCTGGCACCGACCGACCCGGTGTTCGCCTCCGCGATCGTCGGACGCAAGGAAGTCCCCGCGAAACTGCGGCAGTTGCTGAACGTGGAGAGCGGCATCAACGACGGGCTCGCCCTGCCGGTCGTCCTCATCCTGATCGCCGCGGCGGGGCCGACCTCCGGGCATGCCGAGGCCGACTTCGGGAAGATCGCACTGGAGCTGGTCCTCGGCCTGGTCCTCGGAGTCGTTCTACCGTTCGTGGTGATCGAGCTCGTACGGTTCCGGCTGCTGGGCGCCGAACCCAAGCTGCAGCCGCTGCTGCCGCTCGCGATCGGCGTGATCCTTTACGCGGTCTGCCATCTCACACACGCCAACCCCTACCTCGCCGCGTTCTCCGCGGGCGCCGTGCTCACCGCCCGCTCGCTGGAGGCGAAGGAGGCCTTCGAGCCGCTGGGTGAGGCACTGGCGGAGCTGGCCAAGTTCGCGGCGCTGCTGGTGTTCGGCGCGCTGCTGACGCCGCACCTGTTCGGCGATCTGTCCTTCGGCGGATACGTCGCCGTCGTCCTGGCCATCGTGCTGATCCGCCCAGCATCCCTGCTGCTCTCCCTCATCGGGACCCGGTTCACTCAGCAGGAGAAGCTGGTGGCCGCCTGGTTCGGGCCGAAGGGCTTCGCGTCGGTGGTGTACGGACTGCTGGTGCTGCAGGCCGGGATACCGCAGGGCGAGGAGGCGTTCACCCTGATCGCCGTGTGCATAGCCTTCTCGATCATCGCCCACAGCTCCACAGACGTGCCCATCGCCCGTCTCTTCCATGTCGAGAACATCGCCGGCGTGGACGGCGGCACCCCAGCAACCCGTACCGCCAAGGAGGCCGGCCATGTCGGCGCGTGA
- a CDS encoding MarR family winged helix-turn-helix transcriptional regulator, which translates to MPERETPAGAMDDVDVVTRAVLTASRLLVAVSARSLAEVEERVTLPQFRMLVVLSTRGATKLVALADLLQVAPSTAMRMVDRLIAAGLADRSLNPGNRRETLLQLTEEGRRTVEDVTARRRAEIAAIVERLTPTQRLALMEALAAFNEAGGEPLAPALDDAEPHPLGWAVDVPAARDA; encoded by the coding sequence ATGCCGGAGCGCGAGACCCCCGCGGGGGCGATGGACGATGTTGACGTGGTGACCCGTGCGGTGCTGACAGCGTCGCGACTGCTGGTGGCGGTCTCCGCCCGTTCCCTCGCCGAGGTCGAGGAGAGAGTGACGCTCCCGCAGTTCAGGATGCTGGTGGTGCTGTCCACGCGCGGAGCGACCAAGCTGGTCGCGCTCGCCGACCTGCTCCAGGTGGCGCCGTCCACCGCGATGCGGATGGTGGACCGGCTGATCGCGGCCGGGTTGGCCGACCGGAGCCTCAACCCCGGCAACCGCCGTGAGACCCTCCTGCAGCTCACCGAGGAAGGCCGGCGTACGGTCGAGGACGTCACCGCCCGGCGCCGAGCCGAGATCGCCGCGATCGTCGAGCGGCTCACCCCTACCCAGCGGCTGGCGCTCATGGAGGCCCTCGCCGCCTTCAACGAGGCCGGGGGAGAGCCCCTGGCGCCGGCGCTCGATGACGCGGAACCGCACCCGCTGGGCTGGGCGGTGGACGTCCCGGCGGCCCGCGACGCCTGA
- a CDS encoding MIP/aquaporin family protein codes for MTATHESAAESVISAGEPQPAPGATPPRTPLVARAAAELVGTAALVTVVVGSGIQATELTQDVGVQLLANSLATVFGLGVLIVLLGPVSGAHFNPAVTLAEWWTARRGGPGVTAREVAVYVPAQIVGAIAGAVLANAMFGEPLVEWSTHDRSAGNLLLGEVVATAGLILLIFGLARTDRLRFAPVAVASYIGAAYWFTSSTSFANPAVTIGRAFSDTFAGIEPGSVPAFIGMQVIGAVVGLALVSLIFMNGRTAPEA; via the coding sequence TTGACCGCCACCCATGAGTCCGCCGCGGAGTCCGTCATATCCGCGGGCGAGCCGCAGCCCGCGCCCGGAGCGACACCGCCGCGTACACCCCTGGTCGCCAGGGCCGCCGCCGAGCTGGTCGGCACCGCTGCCCTGGTGACCGTCGTGGTCGGGTCCGGCATCCAGGCCACCGAGCTGACCCAGGACGTCGGGGTGCAACTGCTGGCCAACTCCCTGGCCACGGTCTTCGGGCTCGGCGTGCTGATCGTGCTGCTCGGTCCGGTCTCCGGGGCGCACTTCAACCCGGCCGTCACGCTGGCCGAGTGGTGGACCGCGAGGCGAGGAGGCCCCGGGGTCACCGCGCGGGAGGTCGCGGTGTACGTCCCCGCACAGATCGTCGGCGCGATCGCGGGCGCCGTCCTGGCCAACGCGATGTTCGGCGAGCCGCTGGTGGAGTGGTCGACGCATGATCGCTCGGCAGGGAATCTGCTGCTGGGCGAGGTCGTGGCGACGGCCGGTCTGATCCTGCTGATCTTCGGCCTGGCCCGCACCGACAGGCTCCGCTTCGCCCCGGTCGCGGTCGCGTCGTACATCGGCGCCGCGTACTGGTTCACCTCGTCCACGTCCTTCGCCAATCCGGCAGTGACCATTGGCCGCGCGTTCAGCGACACCTTCGCGGGGATCGAGCCGGGTTCCGTGCCGGCGTTCATCGGAATGCAGGTGATCGGCGCCGTGGTGGGGCTGGCACTGGTGTCGCTCATCTTCATGAACGGCCGCACCGCTCCGGAGGCATGA
- a CDS encoding low molecular weight phosphatase family protein, with the protein MTSSSPPVLPDEHLEASVARLALRYRGHFSAETIQSVIADSYERLAEHAHVRTHLIVLTEHLTKDRLDAIAHIQGSPGVGLPRVLFVCTHNAGRSQMAAALLAHRAHGHVVVSSAGTRPAAEVEPAVGQVLAEVGVDLSEAAFPKPLTDEVVQAADVVITMGCGDACPLVPGRRYLDWPTTDPEGAPIDVVRGIRDEIDAHITELLDSLPST; encoded by the coding sequence ATGACGTCCTCCTCACCCCCCGTTCTGCCTGATGAGCACCTCGAAGCCAGCGTGGCCCGGCTGGCTCTGCGTTACCGGGGCCACTTCTCCGCGGAGACCATCCAGAGCGTCATCGCCGACTCGTACGAGCGTCTCGCCGAGCACGCCCACGTCCGCACCCACCTGATCGTGCTGACCGAGCACCTGACGAAGGACCGGCTCGACGCCATCGCGCACATTCAGGGCTCGCCGGGCGTCGGCCTGCCCCGGGTGCTGTTCGTGTGCACCCACAACGCCGGACGGTCCCAGATGGCAGCCGCTCTCCTCGCCCACCGGGCCCACGGCCATGTGGTCGTCTCCTCAGCGGGCACGCGTCCCGCCGCTGAGGTCGAGCCGGCCGTCGGGCAGGTGCTGGCCGAGGTCGGCGTGGACCTGAGCGAGGCAGCCTTCCCCAAGCCGCTCACCGACGAGGTCGTCCAGGCCGCCGACGTCGTCATCACCATGGGCTGCGGCGACGCCTGCCCCCTCGTGCCCGGCCGCCGCTACCTGGACTGGCCGACCACCGACCCTGAGGGCGCCCCGATCGACGTCGTACGCGGCATCCGCGACGAGATCGACGCCCACATCACCGAACTGCTCGACTCCCTGCCGAGCACCTGA
- a CDS encoding kelch motif-containing protein, translating into MAQRPSRPTTRKTLLGVAAAVALAALNAPAVAGFAQHAYHRYEISQPEYKAKYGHWTLASLPEKYQLNSIHAILLHTGKVLLIAGSGNSVKLFEGGAFKSTLWDPATDTFKKIDTPADLFCGGHAQLPDGKILVAGGTARYEVLKGDVKRAGGAMLVKNEDPDRARTFPKGTLFRSPSGVEYRSQFSVRVPAAKKTPTGRISPVKVTASEARVFVEAVEEGPLGITNTTEQYAIVGLKGKDADNLYGIANKLGLDKKDFQGIKDAYEFDPVTEKYTKVGSMSEARWYPTLTTLSDGRVLAVSGLDDIGQIVPGKNEIYDPRTQTWSPAPTRYFPTYPSFFLTGKRKIFYSGSNAGYGPADKGRTPGLWDLRTNTFTPVPGLRDPDVLETSSSVLLPPAQDKKVMVLGGGGVGESRAATSRTAIADLDAEHPAFTTGPRLPENTRYLNSVLLPDDKVFTTGGSQDYRGKGASDILKAQIYDPAKNTFTPAADPTVGRDYHTEALLLPDGRVAVFGSDPLFADKADSRPGHFEQRVEVFAPPYLHQGDRRPDLALDGRTDVDHGSEVVLHTTDPTSISRVRLIRPGSATHVTDFDQRSVALDITRRTGGTLTVRVPDDASLVPPGWYMAVAVDTRGVPSRAVWIHVFG; encoded by the coding sequence ATGGCCCAGCGTCCCTCGCGTCCGACCACCCGCAAGACCCTGCTCGGCGTCGCAGCCGCGGTCGCCCTCGCGGCCCTCAATGCCCCGGCCGTGGCGGGCTTCGCCCAGCACGCCTACCACCGCTACGAGATCAGCCAGCCGGAGTACAAAGCGAAGTACGGCCACTGGACACTCGCCTCCCTCCCGGAGAAGTACCAGCTCAACTCCATCCACGCGATCCTGCTGCACACCGGCAAGGTGCTGCTGATCGCCGGATCCGGCAACAGCGTGAAGCTGTTCGAGGGCGGAGCCTTCAAGAGCACCCTGTGGGACCCGGCCACGGACACCTTCAAGAAGATCGACACCCCGGCCGACTTGTTCTGCGGTGGCCACGCCCAGCTCCCCGACGGCAAGATCCTCGTCGCCGGGGGCACCGCCCGCTACGAGGTCCTGAAGGGCGACGTGAAACGAGCCGGCGGCGCCATGCTGGTCAAGAACGAGGACCCGGACCGCGCCCGCACCTTCCCCAAGGGCACCCTCTTCCGCTCACCCTCCGGCGTGGAGTACCGCTCCCAGTTCAGCGTGCGCGTACCCGCCGCGAAGAAGACACCCACCGGGCGGATCAGCCCCGTGAAGGTCACCGCGAGCGAGGCCCGCGTGTTCGTCGAGGCGGTCGAGGAGGGACCACTGGGTATCACCAACACCACCGAGCAGTACGCCATCGTCGGCTTGAAGGGCAAGGACGCCGACAACCTTTACGGCATCGCCAACAAGCTCGGCCTCGACAAGAAGGACTTCCAAGGCATCAAGGACGCCTACGAGTTCGACCCGGTCACCGAGAAGTACACCAAGGTCGGCTCCATGAGCGAGGCCCGCTGGTACCCGACCCTCACCACCCTGTCCGACGGCCGCGTCCTCGCCGTCTCCGGCCTCGACGACATCGGGCAGATCGTGCCGGGCAAGAACGAGATCTACGACCCGAGGACACAGACCTGGTCCCCGGCACCGACCCGCTACTTCCCCACCTACCCGTCCTTCTTCCTGACCGGCAAGCGGAAGATCTTCTACTCCGGCTCCAACGCCGGATACGGACCCGCCGACAAGGGCCGCACCCCCGGCCTGTGGGACCTCAGGACCAACACCTTCACCCCCGTCCCCGGCCTGAGGGATCCAGACGTCCTGGAGACCTCCTCCTCGGTCCTGCTGCCGCCCGCACAGGACAAGAAGGTCATGGTGCTCGGCGGCGGAGGCGTCGGCGAGTCGCGGGCGGCCACCTCCCGCACCGCGATCGCCGACCTCGACGCCGAGCACCCCGCCTTCACTACCGGTCCTCGCCTGCCGGAGAACACCCGCTACCTGAACAGCGTGCTCCTGCCGGACGACAAGGTGTTCACCACCGGCGGCAGCCAGGACTACCGAGGCAAGGGCGCCAGCGACATCCTCAAGGCCCAGATCTACGACCCGGCCAAGAACACCTTCACGCCCGCCGCCGATCCCACCGTCGGCCGCGACTACCACACCGAGGCCCTGCTGCTGCCCGACGGCCGTGTCGCCGTCTTCGGCTCCGACCCCCTCTTCGCCGACAAGGCCGACTCCCGCCCCGGCCACTTCGAGCAGCGCGTCGAAGTCTTCGCCCCGCCCTACCTGCACCAGGGAGACCGCCGCCCTGACCTGGCCCTCGACGGCCGGACCGACGTCGACCACGGCAGCGAGGTCGTCCTGCACACCACCGACCCGACCAGCATCAGCCGCGTGCGACTCATCCGCCCCGGATCCGCCACACATGTCACGGACTTCGACCAGCGGTCGGTCGCCCTGGACATCACCCGGCGCACAGGCGGCACGCTCACCGTCCGCGTGCCCGACGACGCCTCCCTCGTCCCACCCGGTTGGTACATGGCCGTCGCCGTCGACACACGAGGTGTTCCGTCCCGCGCCGTCTGGATCCACGTGTTCGGGTGA
- a CDS encoding TetR-like C-terminal domain-containing protein: MERAASPLFRQSCVRFLGDITRRLNRAVGSVEAEVRARYQAQVIAPRRRRLRGILEQAQLLGLIDADADIEVAVTMATGSWYARALAGSPPPPEWPRRTAALLWRSLGGTPPSPPTRSVQRLEDDHGEGGHHQ; the protein is encoded by the coding sequence ATGGAACGGGCTGCCTCCCCCCTGTTTCGCCAGTCTTGCGTGCGGTTCCTCGGCGACATCACGCGTCGGCTGAACCGCGCCGTAGGCAGCGTGGAAGCGGAGGTACGGGCGCGCTACCAGGCGCAAGTCATCGCGCCCCGCCGCAGGCGGCTGCGCGGCATCCTCGAGCAGGCCCAACTGCTCGGGCTGATCGATGCCGACGCCGATATCGAGGTCGCCGTCACGATGGCCACGGGATCGTGGTACGCCCGCGCGCTCGCCGGGTCGCCTCCTCCGCCTGAGTGGCCCCGCAGGACTGCCGCGCTGCTCTGGCGCTCCTTGGGCGGCACCCCGCCTTCGCCACCAACGAGGTCAGTTCAACGCCTCGAGGACGACCACGGTGAAGGTGGGCATCATCAGTAG
- a CDS encoding PP2C family protein-serine/threonine phosphatase gives MTDKRPPSSWTVLSWMPVVVMAIVAVMDVVAGPGVGFLPLVSLGPAFSGLVGGWRRTAVFGLVALVLCVALGLYDGLFEERRGFTALASVAGVTGVGIAAAVMRSRREGELASVRSIAEVAQRVLLRPVPLTAGPLQAAVSYTSAVAEARIGGDLYEVVASPHGIRVIVGDVQGKGLAAVETAAVVLGAFREAAHDEPDLVGLGERLERSVARELEGEKFVTAILAEIGTRHQAVFLNYGHPAPMVVRKGGTVDFPQPPAYALPLGLGAHGSEGPKPYRVDFAPGEQLLLYTDGVTEARDQDGRFYPVGERAHLLKDSDAHRALDALRADLAQHAAGPPHDDAAMLLLRYHGHEEGKSVPIA, from the coding sequence ATGACCGACAAGAGGCCGCCATCGAGCTGGACCGTGCTGTCTTGGATGCCGGTTGTGGTGATGGCGATCGTCGCGGTGATGGACGTCGTGGCCGGTCCGGGGGTCGGGTTTCTCCCGCTCGTCTCGCTCGGGCCTGCCTTCTCCGGGCTGGTCGGGGGGTGGCGTCGTACGGCGGTGTTCGGGCTCGTGGCCCTGGTGCTGTGCGTGGCGCTCGGGTTGTACGACGGGTTGTTCGAGGAGCGTCGGGGGTTCACCGCGCTGGCCTCGGTGGCCGGCGTGACGGGCGTCGGCATCGCGGCGGCCGTGATGCGTTCGCGCCGGGAGGGGGAGCTGGCCAGTGTCCGGTCGATCGCGGAGGTGGCTCAGCGGGTGCTGCTGCGGCCGGTGCCGCTGACGGCGGGGCCGTTGCAGGCGGCCGTGTCGTACACCTCGGCTGTCGCGGAGGCGCGCATCGGCGGGGACCTGTACGAGGTGGTGGCCTCGCCGCACGGCATCCGGGTGATCGTGGGCGATGTGCAGGGCAAGGGACTTGCCGCGGTGGAGACGGCGGCTGTCGTCCTTGGCGCGTTCCGGGAGGCGGCGCACGACGAGCCGGACCTGGTGGGGCTCGGCGAACGCCTGGAACGCAGCGTGGCGCGGGAGTTGGAGGGCGAGAAGTTCGTCACCGCGATCCTCGCCGAGATCGGCACCCGCCACCAGGCCGTCTTCCTCAACTACGGCCATCCCGCCCCCATGGTCGTACGCAAGGGCGGCACGGTCGACTTCCCGCAGCCGCCCGCCTACGCGCTTCCGCTGGGGCTGGGCGCCCACGGGAGCGAGGGCCCGAAGCCGTATCGGGTCGACTTCGCCCCCGGCGAGCAGCTCCTGCTGTACACCGACGGCGTCACCGAGGCCCGGGACCAGGACGGCCGCTTCTATCCCGTCGGAGAGCGGGCGCACCTGCTGAAGGATTCCGACGCGCACCGGGCCCTGGACGCCCTGCGCGCGGATCTCGCTCAGCACGCCGCCGGGCCACCGCACGACGACGCCGCGATGCTCCTGCTCCGCTACCACGGTCACGAGGAAGGAAAATCTGTTCCCATCGCCTGA
- a CDS encoding nitroreductase family deazaflavin-dependent oxidoreductase has translation MTHRQTTSRHPQLPTGWRRLALRLPILLFRAGLGSLFGKRLLLLHHVGRVSGLDRRVVLEVVSYDPIGASWTVASGFGPKADWYQNLREQPKTLIQFGNRPHAVTARFPTPDEGAEIMADYARRHPRTARRLCAYMGFPIDGSEASYREAGRAIPFVRLDASLGHHQHRRSRA, from the coding sequence ATGACACACAGACAAACCACATCTCGCCACCCCCAACTCCCCACCGGATGGCGGCGCCTGGCTCTGCGGCTGCCGATCCTGCTCTTCCGCGCGGGGCTGGGATCCCTCTTCGGAAAGCGGCTGCTCCTGCTGCACCACGTCGGCCGCGTCAGCGGCCTGGACCGCAGGGTGGTCCTCGAAGTGGTGTCCTACGACCCGATCGGCGCAAGCTGGACCGTCGCCTCCGGATTCGGGCCGAAGGCCGACTGGTACCAGAACCTGCGCGAGCAGCCGAAGACCCTCATCCAATTCGGCAACCGACCCCACGCCGTCACCGCCCGCTTCCCCACACCCGACGAAGGCGCCGAGATCATGGCCGACTACGCCCGCCGGCATCCCCGCACGGCCCGTCGTCTGTGCGCATACATGGGTTTTCCCATCGACGGCAGCGAGGCGTCGTATCGCGAGGCGGGGCGAGCGATCCCCTTCGTACGCCTCGACGCGTCCCTCGGACACCATCAGCACCGACGCTCGCGCGCGTGA
- a CDS encoding SRPBCC family protein translates to MAWFGRLAVVAVAGGGGAVAAGYLGLVTGALPLDLGVGRRTRPLGPQTVDIAAPRETVFEVIAQPYLGRATRAMREKVQVVERGSDMVLAAHHTPVAGGRLTATTVETVRFTRPERVDFHLVRGPVPAVTESFTLRDREGGTRLVYEGELATDLWRAGQWWGAQVASRWEATVAASLATVRQEAERRAALT, encoded by the coding sequence ATGGCCTGGTTCGGGCGGCTGGCGGTCGTGGCGGTGGCCGGCGGGGGTGGTGCGGTGGCGGCCGGGTATCTGGGTCTGGTCACGGGCGCCCTGCCGCTCGATCTGGGGGTGGGGCGGCGGACTCGCCCACTCGGGCCACAGACCGTCGACATCGCAGCACCACGCGAGACGGTTTTTGAAGTGATCGCCCAGCCCTATCTGGGGCGGGCGACCCGAGCGATGCGGGAGAAGGTGCAGGTGGTGGAGCGGGGGTCCGACATGGTGCTCGCCGCCCATCACACCCCGGTGGCAGGCGGGCGTCTGACAGCGACGACGGTGGAGACAGTGCGGTTCACCCGGCCGGAGCGGGTCGACTTCCACCTGGTGCGCGGCCCCGTGCCCGCCGTCACGGAGTCCTTCACGCTGCGGGATCGCGAAGGGGGCACGCGGCTGGTGTACGAGGGTGAGCTCGCCACCGACTTGTGGCGTGCCGGGCAGTGGTGGGGCGCCCAGGTAGCCTCGCGGTGGGAGGCAACCGTGGCCGCGTCCCTGGCCACGGTCCGGCAGGAGGCGGAGCGGCGCGCGGCCCTGACCTGA